Proteins found in one Quercus robur chromosome 2, dhQueRobu3.1, whole genome shotgun sequence genomic segment:
- the LOC126713460 gene encoding uncharacterized membrane protein At4g09580-like, whose product MSSMAAPRSAMGESVRIVLRDEDEENGDDSPSAKRPKLDRFPLTRWEIVASLSVFFIFSAGLFCVYLTMPAADFGKLKLPRSISDLRLLKDHLGSYAKDYPAQFILGYCSIYIFMQTFMIPGTIFMSLLAGALFGVIRGLLLVVLNATAGASSCYFLSKLIGRPIVSWLWPEKLRFFQAEIAKRRDKLLNYMLFLRITPSLPNLFINLASPIVDIPFHIFFLATLIGLVPASYITVRAGLALGDLKSVKDLYDFKTLCVLFLIGFIFICPALLKRKKIYE is encoded by the exons ATGTCGTCAATGGCGGCTCCTCGGAGCGCGATGGGCGAGAGCGTGAGGATAGTGTTGAGAGACGAAGATGAAGAGAATGGGGACGACTCGCCCTCCGCCAAGAGGCCTAAATTGGACCGATTCCCTTTGACTCGATGGGAAATCGTTGCTTCTCTCTCcgtcttcttcatcttctccgCTGGCCTCTTTTGCGTCTACCTCACCATGCCTGCGGCGGACTTCGGGAAGCTTAAGCTGCCTCGCTCCATTTCCGATCTTCGCTTGCTCAA AGATCATCTGGGATCCTATGCTAAAGATTATCCAGCTCAATTCATTCTGGGTTACTGCTCCATTTACATCTTCATGCAGACATTTATGATTCCTGGAACAATTTTCATGTCTTTGTTAGCTGGAGCTCTTTTTGGTGTCATTAGAGGCCTTCTCTTAGTTGTTCTCAATGCTACAGCTGGAGCATCATCCTGCTACTTTTTGTCTAAGTTAATTGGCAGGCCCATAGTTAGTTGGTTGTGGCCTGAAAAGTTGAGATTCTTCCAAGCAGAG ATAGCTAAACGTAGAGATAAGCTGCTGAATTACATGCTCTTTCTAAGGATAACTCCGTCGTTGCCCAACCTTTTCATTAATTTGGCATCTCCCATTGTTGATATACCATTTCATATATTCTTTTTGGCTACCTTGATTGGTCTTGTTCCAGCATCCTATATCACAGTCAGA GCTGGTCTTGCTCTTGGGGATCTCAAGTCAGTCAAGGATCTATATGATTTTAAAACTTTGTGTGTTCTTTTCCTCATTGGTTTCATCTTCATTTGCCCTGCCCTTttgaagaggaagaaaatataTGAATGA